One segment of Anatilimnocola aggregata DNA contains the following:
- a CDS encoding DUF1592 domain-containing protein, translated as MRTFSHISHFILLAMVGVNAAGAQDVPAKPTTFLKEHCLDCHTGKSAEAGLDLTKLGTELGDKKTEHFWVRIFDRVQSGEMPPKDAVRPPVAATKAFLQATGNWIRETQHARDAEIGRVQSRRLTRREIERSLHDLLGIDIPLADQLPEEARSAGFNTVADGQAMSHFQMERQLAVVDLALDEAFHRALAPHEPLQKVFGPKEIVRSDPKRRTREPEMLDGRAVTWSSGLIFYGRLPVTTAKESGWYRFKVRVAGLKAPATGGVWTTVRTGLCVSSAPLLNWVTSFEAEEAAKEIEFEAWLPARHMLEIRPGDITLKKGRFNGGQVGAGEGGPQNVPGIAIEQITMERIHHGATHEGIRQLLFGSLKVVRDKKGGTYHVETNAPKKDAAQLLKAFARRVFRRPASDEQLQRYVEIVHAAIDDGVEFSSALRIGYRAMLCSPRFLYLTEEPGQLDEHAIAARLSYFLTGSTPDAELSSLADAGQLHKSPVLRGQVERLLAGQRGRQFVVDFAAQWLDLELIDFTEPDSKLFPDYDSIVQHSMLDETHTYLTTMLQKNQSVTRLVKSDYTYLNSRLARFYDLSGVTGDNLQQITLAPESHRGGVLTQGAILKVTANGSNTSPVVRGVWVSERLMGVPIPPPPDNVPAIEPDIRGATSVREQLAKHRSQDTCASCHVKIDPPGFALENFDPAGRWREKYVLLASGKRTQGPKIDASYEMPDGRKFENVDDFRALIANQPRQLAANLAEKLLTYGTGGPVSFADREEVERIVDATAKDSFGFRTIVKEVAASNVFLTK; from the coding sequence ATGCGTACTTTCTCTCACATTTCGCACTTCATTCTGCTGGCCATGGTCGGCGTGAATGCCGCTGGCGCGCAGGATGTTCCAGCCAAGCCCACCACCTTTCTCAAGGAGCATTGCCTCGACTGCCATACGGGAAAGTCGGCCGAGGCGGGGCTCGATCTGACGAAGCTTGGCACCGAACTTGGTGATAAGAAGACAGAGCACTTTTGGGTCCGCATTTTCGACCGCGTCCAGAGTGGCGAGATGCCCCCGAAAGATGCCGTGCGGCCGCCGGTCGCGGCCACGAAAGCGTTTCTGCAGGCTACAGGCAACTGGATTCGCGAGACCCAGCACGCCCGTGATGCCGAAATCGGCCGCGTTCAATCGCGCCGGCTTACGCGGCGAGAAATCGAACGGTCGCTGCACGATTTGCTAGGAATCGATATTCCACTCGCCGATCAATTGCCAGAAGAAGCGCGCTCGGCCGGCTTTAATACCGTGGCCGACGGGCAGGCAATGAGTCACTTTCAAATGGAACGGCAACTGGCCGTTGTCGATCTGGCCCTGGACGAGGCCTTTCACCGCGCGCTGGCACCACACGAACCGTTGCAGAAGGTCTTCGGCCCCAAAGAAATCGTCCGGAGCGACCCGAAGAGGCGAACGCGCGAGCCAGAGATGCTCGATGGCCGCGCGGTGACGTGGTCGTCGGGACTGATCTTCTATGGCCGGTTGCCGGTAACGACGGCTAAGGAGAGCGGCTGGTATCGCTTTAAAGTGCGCGTAGCCGGATTGAAGGCGCCCGCAACGGGTGGCGTATGGACGACCGTGCGCACGGGGCTCTGTGTCTCGAGCGCCCCGCTACTCAACTGGGTAACATCGTTCGAAGCTGAAGAGGCCGCCAAGGAGATTGAATTCGAAGCGTGGTTGCCGGCCAGGCACATGCTGGAGATTCGGCCGGGAGATATCACGCTCAAGAAGGGGCGATTCAACGGCGGGCAAGTCGGCGCTGGAGAAGGTGGCCCGCAGAACGTGCCCGGTATCGCGATCGAACAGATCACGATGGAGCGGATTCATCATGGCGCGACCCACGAGGGGATTCGTCAGTTGCTGTTTGGTTCGCTGAAAGTTGTGCGGGACAAGAAGGGCGGAACCTATCACGTCGAGACCAATGCTCCGAAAAAAGATGCGGCCCAACTGCTCAAGGCGTTTGCCCGTCGCGTGTTCCGCCGGCCAGCCAGCGACGAACAATTGCAGCGCTATGTCGAAATTGTGCACGCGGCGATCGACGACGGTGTTGAGTTTTCGTCAGCACTTCGCATCGGTTATCGTGCAATGCTCTGTTCGCCACGGTTCTTGTATTTGACCGAAGAGCCGGGCCAACTCGATGAGCATGCGATTGCCGCTCGGCTGAGTTATTTCCTGACCGGCAGCACGCCCGATGCAGAATTGTCGTCGCTCGCGGATGCCGGCCAATTGCACAAGTCCCCAGTCCTGCGAGGACAAGTCGAACGGTTACTTGCCGGCCAGCGCGGCCGGCAGTTTGTCGTCGACTTTGCGGCTCAATGGCTCGATCTGGAACTGATCGATTTCACCGAGCCCGATTCGAAGCTGTTTCCCGATTATGACTCGATCGTGCAGCACAGCATGCTCGACGAAACGCATACGTATCTCACCACGATGTTGCAGAAGAATCAGAGCGTGACGCGGCTCGTCAAGTCCGACTATACATATTTGAATAGTCGCCTGGCCCGCTTCTACGACTTGAGCGGCGTTACCGGAGACAACTTGCAACAAATTACGCTCGCGCCAGAGAGTCATCGCGGCGGCGTGTTGACCCAAGGTGCGATTTTGAAGGTGACGGCCAATGGTTCCAACACTTCGCCCGTTGTGCGCGGTGTGTGGGTTTCGGAACGTCTGATGGGCGTGCCGATTCCTCCGCCACCCGATAATGTGCCGGCGATCGAGCCCGATATTCGCGGTGCGACCAGTGTGCGCGAGCAATTGGCGAAGCATCGCTCGCAGGATACGTGTGCCAGCTGTCACGTGAAGATCGATCCGCCAGGATTTGCACTGGAGAATTTTGATCCCGCCGGACGATGGCGAGAGAAGTACGTCCTGCTGGCCAGCGGTAAGCGAACCCAAGGACCGAAGATCGATGCGAGTTATGAAATGCCGGACGGACGAAAGTTTGAAAATGTGGATGACTTCCGCGCGTTGATTGCGAATCAGCCCAGGCAGTTGGCGGCAAATCTGGCGGAGAAGTTGCTCACCTATGGCACGGGTGGTCCGGTAAGTTTTGCGGATCGGGAAGAAGTGGAACGAATTGTGGATGCGACGGCGAAGGATAGCTTTGGCTTCCGAACGATTGTGAAGGAAGTTGCGGCGAGCAACGTGTTTTTAACCAAATGA
- a CDS encoding PSD1 and planctomycete cytochrome C domain-containing protein: MPRTHRSNFCQSIFPLLVVCNATMVSAQAPSAEDVKFFENKIRPVLVKHCYECHSKDSKEVGGKLLVDSRDGLHRGGESGPALVAGKPAKSLLIQAVQYDGLQMPPDQPLPEAVVNDLIEWVRRGAPDPRQPKAVAVRQRDGSTVSGNEPLWSLQPIQNPAVPDVLNAEWPRDPLDRFVLARIEAAKLTPTADAEPRKLARRLYFDLVGLPPTMSAVEAFVADYESRGPEATANLIDQLLASPQFGERWGRYWLDVARYGESNGNDGLSRNPTFPHAWRYRDYVIQAFNADTPFDQFVTEQIAGDLLPDDSPEQKDRQRIATGFLALGSKPAKAMNANFEMDVVADQIDAIGRGILGLSVACARCHDHKFDPIPTRDYYALAGIFTSTETMWGTAAHEGLTAPATDLHVLQTAPHTPPPKDFVETVAVTDSNTGKPKTPPKSKWKPGTPLAMGVRDRAKPADTKVNIKGEMAKTGEVVPRGFLTACELAEKLEVDATQSGRLQLAKWITHPSHPLTARVLANRIWLQLFGAGIVTTPDDFGVYGERPTHPELLDHLATRLKAGNWSIKQLIRAIVLSRTYQLASDADAKLIEGDPQNRLLTRHSRRRLDAEMLRDSMLQVSGQLQLQPAEGSLVRHRDILVNLAGNLHQPSNHRSIYLCYLRSSPPPELAAFDLPDFASVIGQRDVSTVPNQALHLYNSPFVIEQSNHFAQWVLSETASAEGRLRSAWERALGREPNQAEIAKALELVRLTETELADEDKAWASFCQALLIANEFRYVD; the protein is encoded by the coding sequence ATGCCTCGAACTCACCGCTCCAACTTTTGCCAGTCTATTTTTCCGCTGCTTGTCGTTTGCAACGCGACGATGGTAAGTGCGCAGGCACCATCGGCAGAGGATGTAAAGTTCTTCGAAAATAAGATTCGTCCCGTATTGGTCAAGCACTGCTACGAGTGTCACTCCAAGGACTCGAAAGAGGTCGGAGGTAAACTTCTCGTCGATAGTCGCGATGGGTTGCATCGGGGCGGAGAATCAGGTCCGGCCTTGGTCGCCGGCAAGCCGGCCAAGAGCCTTTTGATTCAAGCTGTTCAATACGACGGCCTGCAAATGCCACCCGATCAGCCCCTGCCCGAGGCGGTCGTCAACGATCTGATCGAATGGGTGCGACGGGGCGCGCCGGATCCTCGTCAACCCAAGGCTGTGGCGGTACGCCAGCGAGACGGTTCTACTGTTAGTGGCAACGAACCGTTGTGGTCACTCCAGCCGATCCAGAATCCGGCCGTGCCAGACGTTCTAAACGCTGAGTGGCCGCGCGATCCACTCGACCGGTTTGTGCTCGCCCGCATCGAGGCGGCGAAGCTCACACCCACCGCCGACGCAGAACCTCGCAAGCTCGCAAGGCGGCTTTATTTCGATCTGGTTGGCCTGCCCCCCACAATGAGCGCTGTCGAGGCGTTTGTTGCGGACTATGAATCGCGCGGCCCCGAAGCAACCGCGAATCTAATCGATCAACTCCTCGCCAGCCCGCAATTTGGCGAGCGCTGGGGGCGCTATTGGCTCGATGTCGCCCGCTATGGCGAATCGAACGGCAACGATGGCTTAAGCCGAAACCCGACGTTCCCCCATGCCTGGCGTTATCGCGATTACGTCATTCAGGCCTTTAATGCCGATACACCCTTCGATCAGTTTGTGACGGAGCAGATTGCTGGCGATTTGCTCCCGGACGACTCGCCCGAACAGAAAGATCGCCAGCGGATTGCCACCGGGTTTTTGGCCTTGGGATCAAAACCAGCCAAAGCGATGAACGCCAACTTTGAGATGGACGTGGTCGCCGATCAGATCGATGCGATTGGTCGCGGCATCTTGGGTTTAAGCGTGGCCTGTGCTCGTTGCCATGACCATAAGTTTGACCCAATTCCCACCCGCGATTATTACGCGCTGGCAGGAATTTTCACGAGCACTGAAACCATGTGGGGAACCGCGGCCCATGAAGGCTTGACGGCACCAGCCACCGATCTGCATGTGCTGCAAACTGCTCCGCACACGCCACCGCCGAAAGACTTTGTCGAGACGGTAGCAGTAACTGACTCGAACACGGGCAAGCCGAAAACCCCTCCTAAATCAAAATGGAAACCTGGTACCCCACTGGCCATGGGAGTTCGCGACCGCGCCAAGCCCGCCGATACCAAGGTGAACATTAAAGGCGAAATGGCGAAGACTGGCGAAGTGGTACCACGAGGATTTTTAACCGCCTGCGAATTGGCCGAAAAGTTGGAAGTTGACGCCACTCAAAGCGGCCGCCTGCAACTGGCCAAGTGGATCACGCACCCCTCTCATCCGCTGACCGCTCGCGTGCTGGCGAACCGCATCTGGCTGCAACTGTTTGGTGCGGGAATTGTCACAACACCAGACGATTTTGGCGTGTATGGAGAGCGGCCAACTCATCCCGAACTGCTCGACCATTTGGCGACCCGTTTGAAGGCTGGCAACTGGTCGATCAAGCAACTGATTCGCGCCATTGTCCTCAGTCGCACCTATCAACTGGCCAGCGATGCCGATGCGAAGTTAATCGAAGGGGATCCTCAAAACCGCCTGCTCACCCGCCACTCGCGCCGCCGGCTCGACGCGGAAATGCTGCGCGACAGTATGCTACAGGTCAGCGGACAATTGCAGTTGCAACCGGCCGAGGGTTCCCTCGTCAGGCACCGCGATATCCTGGTGAATTTGGCGGGTAATCTGCATCAGCCCAGCAACCATCGCAGCATTTATCTGTGCTATCTGCGTAGTTCGCCTCCACCGGAATTGGCAGCCTTTGATCTGCCCGATTTTGCCAGCGTGATCGGGCAGCGTGACGTGAGTACGGTGCCAAACCAAGCGCTGCATCTGTACAACAGTCCGTTTGTCATCGAGCAGTCGAACCATTTTGCTCAATGGGTACTAAGCGAAACGGCCTCGGCCGAGGGGCGGCTGCGATCGGCTTGGGAGCGTGCGTTGGGGCGAGAACCCAATCAGGCTGAAATCGCGAAAGCTTTGGAATTGGTGCGTCTGACAGAAACTGAGTTGGCCGATGAAGATAAGGCCTGGGCCAGTTTTTGCCAGGCGCTGTTGATTGCCAACGAATTTCGTTATGTCGATTAA
- a CDS encoding DUF1501 domain-containing protein: MNYSRRDLLQATSCGFGYLALQALMGQQASAAPIAPAVPNTLAARQPPLLARAKRVIFLCMSGGPAQMDTFDYKPQTGNKKHPGSVFPFQQHGESGLWISDLLPETARHADQLCVINGMHADTGIHAQSFLQLHTGDRLRQRPSLGSWISYGLGTENQNLPGFISLNTSKSSVYSSAFLPSIFTGTPIGVNGENMSTATINNVASDHLPLPAKRRQLDLVQLMNRQHLAERPDEQKLESVIQSMELGFQMQAEAPGWLDLSRETQATLDRYRVGKQGESVGVCKPSDFGRQCLLARRFVEAGVRFVELNHGSWDQHKNHRRDLQANCEATDAPIAALLEDLKQRGLLEDTLVIWGGEFGRPGLTPDDGKNETDHNYRGFTFWLAGGGVKGGYVHGKTNETGAQAVEGKVHFRDLHATIFHLLGLPANELTYWYAGRDHRLTGPEGGQVVHDLFA; the protein is encoded by the coding sequence ATGAATTACTCGCGACGCGACCTGCTGCAAGCAACCTCCTGTGGCTTTGGATATTTAGCCTTGCAAGCCTTGATGGGGCAGCAGGCGTCGGCGGCACCAATCGCTCCGGCGGTGCCCAACACGCTCGCGGCTCGTCAGCCGCCACTGCTTGCGCGGGCCAAGCGAGTGATCTTTCTGTGCATGAGTGGCGGGCCCGCACAGATGGACACCTTTGATTACAAACCGCAGACCGGCAATAAGAAGCATCCCGGCTCTGTTTTTCCGTTCCAACAGCATGGTGAGAGCGGCCTGTGGATTTCGGATCTGCTCCCCGAAACAGCCCGGCATGCCGACCAACTCTGTGTGATTAACGGCATGCATGCCGATACCGGCATCCATGCTCAATCGTTCCTGCAATTGCACACCGGCGACCGTTTGCGCCAGCGCCCCAGCTTGGGCTCGTGGATCAGTTATGGACTGGGTACCGAGAATCAGAATCTCCCCGGGTTCATCAGCCTGAATACTTCGAAAAGCTCTGTCTATTCCAGCGCCTTCCTGCCATCGATTTTCACCGGCACACCGATTGGGGTGAATGGCGAGAACATGTCGACCGCTACCATCAATAATGTGGCCAGCGATCACTTGCCGCTCCCCGCCAAACGTCGGCAACTTGACCTGGTGCAACTGATGAATCGCCAGCACCTGGCTGAGCGCCCAGACGAACAAAAGCTGGAGAGCGTCATCCAGTCGATGGAGTTGGGCTTTCAAATGCAGGCGGAAGCGCCGGGCTGGTTGGACCTCAGCCGCGAGACGCAGGCCACTTTGGATCGTTATCGTGTCGGCAAGCAAGGCGAATCGGTTGGGGTTTGCAAACCTTCGGACTTCGGTCGCCAATGCTTGCTCGCGCGCCGCTTTGTCGAAGCGGGAGTGCGATTTGTCGAATTGAACCATGGCAGCTGGGATCAGCACAAGAATCATCGTCGCGATCTTCAGGCCAACTGCGAAGCCACCGACGCTCCCATTGCGGCATTGCTGGAGGATCTCAAACAGCGCGGCTTACTCGAAGATACCTTGGTCATCTGGGGCGGCGAATTTGGACGCCCTGGTCTCACGCCGGATGACGGCAAGAACGAAACTGATCACAATTACCGCGGCTTTACCTTCTGGCTCGCCGGTGGCGGTGTGAAAGGTGGCTATGTGCACGGCAAAACGAATGAGACCGGCGCGCAAGCTGTCGAAGGAAAAGTCCACTTCCGTGACCTGCATGCCACGATCTTTCACCTGCTGGGACTGCCCGCCAACGAGCTCACCTATTGGTACGCTGGCCGCGACCATCGGCTCACAGGCCCCGAGGGGGGGCAGGTAGTTCACGACCTATTTGCCTGA
- a CDS encoding RNA polymerase sigma factor: protein MNTTSLSLLDRLSRGSDQAAWSRFVDLYTPLLLAWCKRLGLSDADSADLMQTVFVTLCEKLPAFRYDPAHSFRAWLKTVLLNSWRNQARKQRSGTPGAAAALDPDQLPDTDPRLQLDEAEYRSHLVRRALAMIQEQFEPTTARACWEFVVEERPAQEVADELGISVNSVYLAKSRVLRHLRQELRWLL from the coding sequence GTGAATACGACGTCGCTATCTTTGCTCGATCGTCTCAGCCGCGGCTCGGACCAAGCTGCCTGGAGCCGGTTTGTCGACTTGTACACGCCGCTGCTGCTCGCGTGGTGCAAGCGACTGGGATTGTCGGACGCTGATTCAGCCGACCTGATGCAAACCGTGTTCGTAACGCTCTGCGAAAAACTGCCGGCGTTTCGGTACGACCCGGCGCACAGCTTTCGCGCATGGCTCAAAACGGTGCTGCTGAATTCCTGGCGAAACCAGGCCCGCAAGCAGCGATCAGGCACCCCCGGAGCAGCTGCTGCGCTAGACCCCGATCAGCTGCCCGACACCGATCCGCGGTTGCAACTGGACGAAGCCGAGTATCGCTCGCACCTTGTGCGTCGCGCCCTCGCGATGATTCAGGAGCAATTCGAGCCGACTACCGCGCGAGCCTGTTGGGAATTTGTCGTTGAGGAGCGGCCCGCGCAGGAGGTGGCGGACGAACTGGGTATTAGTGTGAATTCCGTGTATCTCGCCAAATCGCGAGTACTTCGGCACTTGCGGCAAGAACTGCGTTGGCTACTCTGA
- a CDS encoding WD40 repeat domain-containing serine/threonine protein kinase, producing MPPQVTCPPNRALEHFLLGRLEDEDSLSLENHLTSCTNCQQQLTTLAAEDEFVETLRLYSRLTPAHESFAYLPDAPEELVKLLVPHFKQITLAIESTIALPVSAADTPTFPKGLPLPATSAADPSLPKTIGRYEIQGVLGSGGMGTVLHAHDPLLKRSVAIKVIHGELLAEKGIATRLVREAQAAAAIEHDHIVAIYSVETHEGLPCIVMPMLRGVTLKRCLEETTGPLPLAEILRIGREAASGLAAAHSAGLIHCDIKPANLWLETPRGRVKVLDFGLAIVHGENDADTEAISGTPGYLAPEQARGLALDQRSDLFSLGCVLYRMATGISPFTGERRMRALWTVLSDPPPPATKLNPKVPTELSDLIGRMLARDPSERPATSAAVVEALESFERRLVDQQYRMIRRRWFAAMLAVALMSGCAVAWWGMMNTPAAEAPVKVTFSGDEPSFAVVLRRDGHEQSLTLGREKTLDLQPGDYTVRPATELPGRRLVPDHFSVLADKPQALRIALVGEITQHVTHTQPVTCVAVRPGLTPLVLSAGLDRTLVAWDPTSSATPRFVDLPHAARCLAVSPDGNYVATAGGNKQPPAELAIRIWDAQKLIPRGEPLAGHTRMITALSYSPNGERIASAGADGVLLWNLNTGESQALVQESPQVMFALAYSADGNQLLTGSDEGQVVVWDNRTRKREREYSAGSAAVRAVAFLSERLVAAGDDGVIRIWNAGALQHEWLGHTEPVLALAVSSDGRQILSGDAAGTIRVWSVPSGQTTHVLTGHDRAVQAVAFVGNGRQAVSGGADGVVRLWQLPFRD from the coding sequence ATGCCTCCCCAGGTTACCTGTCCGCCGAACCGCGCGCTCGAGCATTTTTTGCTCGGCCGGTTGGAGGACGAGGATTCACTGTCGCTGGAAAACCACCTGACCAGTTGCACCAATTGCCAACAGCAATTGACAACCTTGGCGGCGGAAGATGAGTTCGTAGAGACGCTGCGGCTGTATTCGCGTCTGACCCCAGCCCATGAATCATTCGCATACTTGCCAGATGCCCCCGAGGAACTGGTTAAGTTGCTCGTGCCGCATTTCAAACAGATAACCCTGGCCATCGAAAGTACGATCGCGCTGCCGGTCTCCGCCGCCGATACGCCGACTTTTCCCAAAGGTTTACCTCTGCCCGCCACCTCGGCCGCCGACCCCTCACTGCCAAAGACAATCGGGCGGTACGAGATTCAAGGTGTGCTGGGGAGCGGGGGCATGGGGACTGTGCTCCATGCGCATGATCCGCTGCTCAAACGATCGGTGGCGATCAAGGTCATTCATGGCGAACTGCTTGCCGAAAAGGGTATCGCGACCCGCTTAGTGCGTGAAGCCCAAGCGGCTGCGGCAATCGAGCATGACCACATCGTTGCGATCTACTCGGTAGAAACGCACGAAGGTTTGCCGTGCATCGTTATGCCGATGTTGCGAGGTGTAACGCTCAAGCGGTGCTTGGAAGAAACCACGGGCCCACTGCCACTGGCCGAGATCCTGCGAATCGGACGCGAAGCTGCCAGCGGTCTGGCTGCCGCGCACTCCGCGGGTCTGATTCACTGTGACATCAAGCCCGCCAATCTTTGGCTTGAAACGCCGCGTGGACGTGTAAAGGTACTGGACTTCGGCCTGGCAATTGTCCACGGCGAGAACGATGCCGACACCGAGGCAATCTCCGGCACACCCGGGTATTTGGCGCCCGAGCAAGCTCGCGGCTTAGCCCTTGACCAGCGTTCCGACCTATTCAGTCTGGGCTGCGTGCTCTATCGCATGGCGACGGGGATTTCTCCATTCACAGGTGAACGGCGGATGCGGGCCTTATGGACGGTGCTTTCCGATCCACCGCCCCCCGCGACGAAGTTGAATCCCAAAGTCCCTACCGAGCTGAGCGACTTGATCGGCCGCATGCTAGCGCGCGATCCAAGCGAGCGGCCTGCAACTTCGGCTGCCGTTGTCGAAGCCTTGGAATCATTCGAGCGGCGTCTTGTCGATCAGCAATATCGCATGATTCGCCGACGCTGGTTCGCGGCCATGTTGGCAGTGGCGTTGATGAGTGGCTGTGCAGTTGCCTGGTGGGGAATGATGAACACACCAGCGGCTGAGGCTCCGGTGAAGGTGACTTTCAGCGGCGATGAGCCCTCGTTCGCCGTGGTGCTGCGACGCGATGGGCACGAGCAATCGTTGACGCTCGGCCGCGAAAAAACGCTCGACCTACAGCCGGGCGATTACACCGTCCGACCGGCGACCGAACTGCCAGGCCGGAGACTCGTGCCCGATCATTTTTCGGTGCTTGCTGACAAACCACAGGCACTGCGAATCGCACTTGTGGGCGAGATCACACAGCATGTGACGCATACTCAACCGGTGACCTGCGTTGCCGTGCGGCCCGGGTTGACTCCTCTGGTGTTGTCTGCAGGCCTCGACCGTACCTTGGTCGCCTGGGATCCCACGTCTTCAGCCACTCCGCGCTTTGTCGATCTACCACACGCTGCCCGCTGTTTGGCGGTTTCTCCCGATGGCAATTACGTGGCGACGGCGGGCGGTAACAAGCAGCCGCCCGCGGAACTGGCGATTCGGATTTGGGATGCACAGAAACTGATTCCGCGCGGAGAGCCCCTCGCCGGACATACCCGCATGATCACAGCGCTGAGCTATTCACCAAACGGTGAGCGAATCGCATCAGCTGGAGCAGATGGCGTATTGCTCTGGAATTTGAACACGGGTGAATCGCAAGCGCTCGTCCAGGAATCACCTCAAGTCATGTTCGCCCTCGCCTACTCTGCCGATGGCAATCAATTGCTGACTGGCAGTGACGAGGGGCAAGTCGTCGTTTGGGATAATCGCACACGCAAACGAGAGAGAGAGTACAGCGCCGGTTCTGCTGCGGTGCGCGCCGTAGCATTTCTTTCCGAACGACTGGTGGCCGCTGGTGACGATGGCGTCATCCGCATCTGGAACGCGGGCGCGCTTCAGCACGAATGGCTCGGTCACACAGAGCCTGTGTTGGCACTCGCCGTTTCTTCTGATGGCAGACAAATATTGTCGGGCGATGCTGCAGGAACGATTCGCGTCTGGTCGGTACCTTCCGGCCAGACAACTCATGTTTTGACGGGACACGATCGGGCGGTGCAAGCCGTCGCGTTTGTGGGCAACGGGAGACAGGCAGTATCCGGCGGCGCCGATGGCGTCGTTCGTTTATGGCAGTTGCCATTTAGAGATTGA